Proteins from a genomic interval of Candidatus Fusobacterium pullicola:
- a CDS encoding type II toxin-antitoxin system HicB family antitoxin, producing the protein MKDKQIYPAIFTKEEDGSYSVSFPDLDGAFTCGNDFKEALYMAKDCLELNLSTLEEVPAISDLENIKLNKGEHIVMIQADMLEFKKKYDNKLIKKTLTLPKWLNDLGIERKVNFSKLLQEALKEKLQIL; encoded by the coding sequence ATGAAGGATAAACAAATATATCCAGCCATTTTTACAAAAGAGGAAGATGGAAGTTATAGTGTTAGCTTTCCAGATTTAGATGGAGCATTTACTTGTGGTAATGATTTTAAAGAAGCTTTATATATGGCTAAAGATTGTCTTGAATTAAATTTAAGCACTCTAGAAGAGGTACCGGCTATATCAGACTTAGAAAATATAAAGTTAAATAAAGGAGAGCATATAGTAATGATACAAGCAGATATGCTTGAATTTAAGAAAAAATATGACAATAAATTAATAAAAAAAACTTTAACTTTACCAAAATGGCTAAATGATTTAGGTATTGAAAGAAAAGTTAACTTTTCAAAATTATTACAAGAAGCATTAAAAGAAAAATTACAGATACTTTAA
- a CDS encoding IS200/IS605 family transposase — protein MELDSNCHSVFLLYYRLVLVVKYRRNVFD, from the coding sequence ATGGAGTTAGATAGTAATTGTCATTCAGTATTTTTGCTGTATTATCGCTTAGTTCTTGTAGTAAAATATAGAAGAAATGTATTTGAT